Below is a window of Carettochelys insculpta isolate YL-2023 chromosome 4, ASM3395843v1, whole genome shotgun sequence DNA.
GGAAGCGAGGAGCCGGGAGGAGGAAGCGCCGCTGCCCCCAGGTGCCGCGACGTCCCCttactccctcccctccccgtcGCCGGGTTGTGCCGGACCGAGCTCAGCTCCCCCCCCACCACGCGCACCCGCCGTGTAACggtccccggggggaggggcacaaccccctgctcagttccttgccccccccccccccggtgtaaCGGTCCCcgaggggaggggcacagccccctgctcagctCCTTGCCCCCCCCGGTGTAACTgtccccggggggaggggcacagccccctGCTCATCTCCTTGCCCCCCCCCCGGTGTAACggtccccggggggaggggcacagccccctgctcagctCCTTGGTCGGCCCCCGCTGTAACggtccccggggggaggggcacagccccctgctcagctCCTTGCTCGCCCCCCCCCGGTGTAACTgtccccggggggaggggcacagccccctgctcagctCCTTGCCCCCCGCGCTGTAACggtccccggggggaggggcacagccccctgctcagctccttgcccccccccatgtaacggtccccggggggaggggcacagccccctgctcagctCCTTGCCCCCCCGCGCTGTAACggtccccggggggaggggcacagcccctgctcagcgCCTTGTtcggccccgcccccccggtgTAACggtccccggggggaggggcacagccccctgctcagctccttggcccccccccccggtgtaacggtccccggggggaggggcacagccccctgctcagctCCTTGGCCCCCCCCCCGGTGTAACggtccccggggggaggggcacagccccctgctcagctccttgccccccccccgctgtaatggtccccggggggaggggcacagccccctgctcagctccttgctcgccccgccccccccagctgtatggtcccggggggaggggcacagtccCCTGCTCAGCATGCCACCTCCTCCCTGCAGGCGGGTACTGAGctgccagccagcaccatggtgaAGAGCTGCTCCGCCATCGGCTGCGCCTCCCGCTGTTTGCCGAAGTCCAAGCTGCGGGGACTGACTTTTCATGTGTAAGGCTCAGGCCGGTGGCAGCTCCAGGCATGGGGGTCACTAGGCCACTTGCCACTACAGAAGCACATCCACCTAGGGCCAGGCCTCTAATCCCGGCGCTGAGGGGCCCTGTATAGGACCCCGTGCTGGGGGGGGAACTGTGTGAAACCGTTCCTCTGCCTCATCCCAGCCGCCCACCTAAGTTGCCTTTCCACCACCTTAGCCACCAAGTAACACGCGCCTGGGGACACTGCTCAGAATAGGCACAATAGCCCAGGCGCTGCAGTCGGGCTGGGGGAATTTTAAAGACCGcctttaatgttttgttttcatcCACAGACTTTTATACCTCAACGGAGTCACTGCAGAGTGTCACCCTGTAAACCTGAACAGTCCTTATATCAGCTGAGCGAGGAGTGTTTATGTCTGAATTAATTACTTCTAGCCTGTCCAAAATCAAGGGGGAAATCAGTTCAGCATCTTAAAGTGAAGGGTCTGGTGTCTCTGAAAGGAAAGGCTCTATGGAAGTAATCTCAAGGCACAGTCAGATGAAACAATCACCACATTAGCTGCAGAACCAACCCACCTCTGTCATTTTGTATTTACCCAGTCAGTTCCTTAAGGAGTTATGAATTCTGGCTGTAAACAGGCTTCAGGTGAAATAATTTGACTCAGAAGGTTTTGGAGGAGGACACAGCCCCTTTTTTTCTGTGCAGAAGGTcataactgcagcaagggaggttgaggttggacattaggaaaaagttcctaactctcagggtggtcaaatagtggaataaattgccaagggacgttgtggaatctccatggctggaggtatttaaggataggttagatagatgtccatcagggatggtttagacagtacttggtcctgccattggggcagggggctggactctatggcctctcaaggtcccttccagtcctagtgttctttGATAACATAGTTGGCTGTGTAACAAGAGCACAAGAGGGGGGCTGCTAGTTGGTATGAGCAGCACATTCTGTACCTCAGAGGGGAATGGCTGGTTAGCATGGGGTGCAGGTGTTGACTTGCATAGTCACACCCAGGCTACACGTTGCCTGAAGGACAGTCACAAGGCTACCTGTAAGTGTGCCCTTTTACAATCACAAGTCCCGGATTCTTTTGCACAGCTAGAGGCTATGGCGTGGTACAACTGTATGTGTTCAAATTTGCCTTCCTTTCTGCACATTTGTCCTAGGTTCCCCACCAACGAGGAGGCCAAAAGAAGGTGGGTGGTGGCCATGAAAAGGCTCGACGTGAACTCTGCAGGTATGTGGGAGCCTAAGAAAGCAGATGTGTTGTGTTCACGGCACTTTAAGAAGTCAGACTTCGACACAAGAGGCCCCAACATCAGGCTCAAACCTGGAGTCATCCCTTCCATTTTTGAATTTCCTTCTCACTTCCAGGTTGGTCTTCACAATCTGCAAGTAATTTTTCTTATATTTAACTGCATTGGCAAACACTGGCAGGCTTGTCCCCACATTTTACATAGAAcacagaagcttttttttttcttttggattaTCATCACTAGATCAGAGAAGCAAGGGAAAAATGTGCCCAAAGGTTAACATCTTTCTGAGCCAGTTCCTTCTCTCATTTCTCAGGCAGGACTACCTGAGGAAAGAGTGCAGGAGCATGTCCttaaaggcttttttttaaaaaagtgggagTCTGAACAAAACATGATCTAGTACATTAAAAAATGAGAAGTGAAACTGATCTCTTCAGGTCTAGCCAAATGCTTATTCTGTGAGCTCATCAGAGCAGGGATTTGTTTTATACTATACTTGCATAATGAGGGCCTGATATTTACTGGGCTTCCTCATACCAATCAATCATAATATCAAAGTAAATTCCCAGCATACCAAAAAGACTGGGCTGGGAAGCGCCTGTTGAATGGGACCCTGGAGAGCTCTTCTCCTAGGCTACAATTACACtgcagaaatcttttgaaagatgtcctTCCAGAtgacctcttctgaaagaacttcttttgaaagagtgcgcacacagcccccgctctttcgaaagaacgggccagggatcaaaaaatcaggtgccatgaaaacagctcttttgaaaaagacacTCCGCGGTCcctctacacacgttttctttcaaaagaaggtgctcgtCCCGAAACAGGAGTgaaagagcgctttcaaaagaacgctttttgtgtgtagatgctccgctggatatttcaaaagagccccttcctggatatttcaaaagagccccttctttcgaaaaatattttgaaactagtgtagacacagcctagaggtCTGGTTGTCATTGCAAAAACTTTTTAATGAACATCTCTTAACATCCCAATTCAAAGGTGGGGGGAAGGTACTGGTTTCTCATTTCACCTCTTTCTTTTCCCTGCTTCCAGCACACTGCAGCAACACATTAGCCTGCACTCTCTCTGATGTGTCTGTCTCAATAACTGGtgtgaaatatatatatttataacagAGCAGACGAGGAAAAGTTCAGGGCAGACGAAACAACCTGCTGAAAACGCTGCCAGTGACAGTTTATAACCCCCAGCTGGTGGATTTGGCTTCCAGCGCTGGGGAATTACATTCCCAATTCATCTTGGTAAGTAAAGTGACTTATTTGAACCACCTGTATATAGCAGGATTTTCAACAGTGTTGCACGCTCATTACCAGTGTAATTGCAGGGAATGGCATCCTCTTGGTCAGTCTCCTTGTTTTGTGTGCGTTAGGGCTAGGGATGTAAACGTTTAATCAGTAAAGCTTCAGCTGTCTAGCGTGAAGCTATCGGTTATGGTTAACCGGGGAGGATGgagcagcccctccaccttctgtgGGCagagggttgctccagccccatggggcctgctgcagctgtgggatgctgcagcacagctggagcaacCCTAGTCCCCAGTGGACCTGGCTTGGGCACACCAGCCTAGCCAAAGCAGTCCCCAAAGAAAGAGTGCAGCTGTGGACCATGGCAGCCTCATGCACACAGCGGGTAGGGGCGCTACAGCTTGGCCAGAACAGCCTGCatccagagcagctccctgtCTACCTTCCCCTCTCCTCAATTTCATCTGTTAACAAATTAACCAGGATTTTACATACCTAATTAGGGCGTCAGTTCAAGAATCTGCCAAACGTGTTGCTCACTTGAGAGAGCAGTAGGAGCAGCTCCATTTCTTGTAGTTGATTAACAGGCTTGAAGGCAAACAGCACATGCACTCCACGTGGATTTGCAGAGGACAATTGCTAATGGGATGGCTTTTTAAGCAATCTCTTAGCCACTTCTTGCTGAGCAGGGAGCACATGTGGAAGAACGAGAGCTTTGGGAAAGGTGAGAACATCTAATGAATTGAATTGTTCCTAGGAGCACAGTTACAGCATAATGGACAGTCCAAAGACACTGAAGTGTAAATTAGACCAGGTAATCAGTGAGCTCGACGATGCCAAGGAACACCTGAGGAACATTCTGGAACGAGAACAACAACGCAGAGAATCACTGAGGTCGGTGATCCAGGAGTTGGAGAGCAAATGTCTGATCAGCCCTGAAATAGCCTGTAAGCTGGCAGTTTATTGCTGGGAGTGGTGTGAGGTGGGCACACGGGAACAGGCTACCAGCTGAAGTCATTGAAGTAGGGGTAGCTACAGTCACCTCACACTCAACATTCAGAAGAGGGATGTTTTGGGGCTGGACATCAGCACTCAGTGGACAGGATCAAACAGATCTCTGGAGCAGCAGGTTCTCTAAAGATACCATCTGGGATCCACCgccttctgaaaaaaatgtgtCTTGGTCTCTGCGGGCCAGGGGCCTGGTCCGGAATAGGAGCTACAAAGGCAAAATATAAATGTAAACAATCGTTGGGGTTAGCAAAGCGGAGCTCCTCTGTCTTAACTTCAGAATGTGGAACCTTAGTGGAGCCCTAATAGTATAAATCAGGACTAACAATGTGCAGCAAGAGACTTGGAGAGGGTGGGAAAGTATCATGAGCAGCCTGTGGAGATATGTTCACCTTTGCTTGGACTTCCCTTAATTGCATGGGTAGGAGAAAGTGTTGGGAAAATGACAGCTAATCTTGGCATTAGCTGAGTTGAGCTGAGAGTTCACCAGGTGAAAGACAAGGAGCTTCTCCACAATTGAGACCATTGTGGCCTGGATTTCAATGGCATTTTGTAATATCTGGACCATTACTACCATTGGGCAAAGCTCCCACGATGGAGCTTGATACATTTATGAATGGGATTATATGAGGTGGTTAACTGCaatagcaggggactggactcagtgacttgtGAAGCCCATCCCACTTCTGTGTTCCTGTGACTTCACATTCAGCTATTTTTCAAGGGTCCAGGTGAAGTTTGCCTCAATGTTTTAAGGTCATGGACTGATCATTTGATCTCTTCTGTATCACGAGTATATTAGATGCCATGCATCCGTCAGTAATTGTGCAGTCTGCACATAGTATTTTCCAGAAGGGTTTTCCTGGTTTAAGATTTGCATCAATTTGGAATGAGTTCTGATATGTTGGAAACAGGAAGCATAAGCCCTTTGCAAAGAGTGGTGGTGGCAAAGAGGGTAGATATTCTGGGCACTGTTTGCTCAGCGTGGGAGACTGAAATACAGCATTTGCTGAACGATAACATGAACGCAGTGGTCAAAGGCAGGGTTTATACTTAGCAGGGAAGCTGCTAATAACACACGCCGTGGATGCTGAACTGAAACAAAAAGACCCATGTAATGTATTTACAAGAGCTACACCATGTTGTGTAGAGTAAAATGCACCTAGAGCAACTTTGATGGCTTTCTGCTGCATATAGTTTGTGCAATGTGCAGGAGCAGTGATGACTCACACATAACAGTATCAGTGTTTGCTTGGTGGCTTCTAGTTTCAGGATCTCGGCTGGTAGAAATCCTTTGCGTTTAAGGAAGAGACAAAACGCACCCTTAAATGCTGACAGCGGGAAGGGGAACACTGATGTTTTTAATACAATGATCTATTTATGATGCTCAGTGACAGTAGAAGCTGGAGCAATATCAGAGGGGGTTATTTGGACTCTCATTGCTTCCATAACATGCCCTGTAGCGTTATTATGATTCCTGGCCAAGCACTGACAGCTGGAGACAGAGCCATCACACAAGTAAAAAGCTGTGCTAGGCTGGGCTCCAAgttccatgcacacacaccctgcctccACCTTGATATGGCCGGCAGAACATTCAGGCATCAGCTGGAATGCCTTGGCCAGGGTTGCTTGTCACCACTGAGGAGTTCCAAGGGTCACCCCCAAAGTAGAAGGTGGAGAGTTCAGCAAAAGGGAGGGGGCATGTGgctgttgaaagagcagctggagtggggagactgaAATACGTCTGCATTCCCACTGGCAGAGGGGACGCTTGGACAGTGGGAActgcccagcagccagagcactACATAGGTGCCTAGGATTTGTCCTCACATCCCCCTAAGCTGCCTCCACTCACTGCCAGGGCCTTGTTACCCCATCCCAAGGCAGGAAATACAGCTGTTTCTGCCTAGGGCTTGGCAACATGAAAGGGCCTCTGCAGAGAAAGGTAGAGAGGTCTGTCATGACACTTGCATTTGTGCAACATGAACTTGTCTGACAGAATAGGTACAGTCCTATTTCAGAGATGAAGTCGCAGCCAGTCTAGGTGCTTTCATAAGCCAGGCAACCAGCAAAATGAATCTGCTCGTAACCTCGGCCTAGTTCAACCGTGGTGCAGGAAAAGGAGGTGATGGTGAGGGAAGACAAGCAAGAGCAAGCGCTCGTGGGCTCATGCAGCTCCTAGCGTTCGCCTGCACAATTCCTACCTAGTTCACAATAAGCTGGGGTATATGTCCACCCACCCCATTCAGCCTGCTGGGCAGTAGCTGCCAGCATAGGCCCCACAGCTAGCTGGTGCCGTGTAGAGGATTTGGAAGGGGACAAGTACAGGGTGAGGTTAGAAAACTCATCTCCCCAGGAAAGTTCCAGAGGGAGATTCAGCTCCCAAGGATGATATACGTGAGCTCTACTGGTAGTTAGCTGTGGCCAGGGACACGTCTGGATGGTCAATAGTAAGTCCCTGGGCAGCACGTTGTACTAAGGGGAGAACTTCAGAGTTCCCCGTGCAGTCCACTTATGGCCATGAGATCAGTCCCTTGGTAACTATTCTATCAGCCTGCACTGAATCTGCTCCCCTGTGCACCTGAACCCCTGGGTCTATGGACACCACATTTCTCTACAGCTCCAGTTCAGAGAGCTCCCACACATGCGGTGCAGCCTCCCTGAACAGCGCCAAGGCCCAAGCCGGCGTTAGCAGCACGATGCCCCCTCCCCTGTGGTAGAGCAGCAGCTTTTGGTGCCGCTGTATCAACGCTGTTAAAGGCCTGAgatcacaacctcccagcagtgCTCTCACAAGGCTGTGCTGCTTTCAGACCGGTTTCCCCAGTACTTAGCTATTCCCTATCAGCGTAGTATCAGCCGAGGTCCCAAGACTCAAAGTATTTAAGCCCCTAACTCCCACTGAGCACTGGGCAACAACAGCTGGTCTAGCACTCTGGTCACTGTGACTCCAATTCACTGCACTGGAGCGGGCCTGATTAAGACAAGCTGCTGTGCCTGATGGACAAGTGGGCTGAGGAGCTGAAGAGACGCATTagcccatgggtgtccaaccttttggcttgcctgggctgcactgagtgaagatagtcttgggccgcgtacaaaatatataatatagttaatgtatataaaccacataataatgttaaaagtttacgatcttgcggagccgcattactagctgtccaggaccGCATGCGACCCGTAGGCCGCAGTTTGGACACGCCTGCATTAGCCCATTAGGCAGAAGTTAGAAAAGACACAGGAAGGCAGCGTGTGAGACAAAGCAAGGCTTTCACGGTGGGAATGGAGAGGAAGCTGCCAGGGGGAAGAGCCCTTCCATCTTCTCCAGAGTAGGTAAGGATTTTGGTTTACTGTAAACATGGGCCTGCATGAGCCTGTAAAGGACGTGGAGAGGACAACATGGGGGAAAATATCTACACAAGGTGCTTAGCAGAAGGTCCCCCAAGCTGGCTGTAACCAAGAACTAGATCCTGCCCTGTCACAATTAGACAAGCTAGCCCCCTTTCTTCAAAACCGAAGTCTACATTCTGCCCTTGCT
It encodes the following:
- the THAP6 gene encoding THAP domain-containing protein 6 isoform X1; this encodes MVPGGGAQSPAQHATSSLQAGTELPASTMVKSCSAIGCASRCLPKSKLRGLTFHVFPTNEEAKRRWVVAMKRLDVNSAGMWEPKKADVLCSRHFKKSDFDTRGPNIRLKPGVIPSIFEFPSHFQSRRGKVQGRRNNLLKTLPVTVYNPQLVDLASSAGELHSQFILEHSYSIMDSPKTLKCKLDQVISELDDAKEHLRNILEREQQRRESLRSVIQELESKCLISPEIACKLAVYCWEWCEVGTREQATS
- the THAP6 gene encoding THAP domain-containing protein 6 isoform X2, with the translated sequence MVKSCSAIGCASRCLPKSKLRGLTFHVFPTNEEAKRRWVVAMKRLDVNSAGMWEPKKADVLCSRHFKKSDFDTRGPNIRLKPGVIPSIFEFPSHFQSRRGKVQGRRNNLLKTLPVTVYNPQLVDLASSAGELHSQFILEHSYSIMDSPKTLKCKLDQVISELDDAKEHLRNILEREQQRRESLRSVIQELESKCLISPEIACKLAVYCWEWCEVGTREQATS